One genomic window of Solanum stenotomum isolate F172 chromosome 9, ASM1918654v1, whole genome shotgun sequence includes the following:
- the LOC125876771 gene encoding uncharacterized protein LOC125876771 has product MERVTEKEIGSSSSTSSSSNRKQIPDSVMEAVNRTSKNIDDLSSNVDEFLSLYGAGVFPDLGPLQQAQSLILLAKATTTLFALRLRCKGINPDDRPVKLEFERLSLFQEKLQELMALNKAPLRPSARINPQGAARFIEHSLPDLTPDQRKSMREISKGDGPRIKYLERVVHKKRKYPEQQSVRTATQEFLEKAARELLGENQSGFKGPLQLQEGDGEDVPMS; this is encoded by the exons ATGGAAAGGGTAACAGAGAAAGAGATtggtagtagtagtagtactagtagtagtagtaatagGAAACAAATCCCAGATTCAGTGATGGAAGCAGTGAACAGAACCTCAAAAAACATTGACGATTTGAGTAGTAATGTAGAcgaatttctatctctttatgGCGCTGGTGTTTTTCCCGATTTGGGTCCTCTTCAACAAGCTCAATCTTTGATTTTGCTAGCTAAAGCTACAACAACACTCTTTGCAT TGAGGCTTAGGTGTAAAGGGATCAACCCAGATGACCGCCCTGTCAAATTAGAGTTT GAACGTTTGAGCTTGTTCCAAGAGAAACTGCAGGAATTGATGGCCTTGAATAAAG CGCCATTGCGACCATCAGCAAGGATAAATCCGCAAGGTGCCGCTCGATTTATCGAGCATTCATTGCCTGATCTTACACCTG ATCAGAGAAAAAGCATGAGAGAAATCAGTAAAGGTGACGGGCCTAGAATTAAGTATCTGGAAAGAGTTGTTCATAAGAAGAGGAAGTATCCCGAGCAGCAATCTGTTCGAACCGCTACCCAGGAGTTTCTTGAGAAAGCTGCCCGTGAGCTTCTTGGTGAAAACCAGAGTGGTTTTAAGGGACCTTTACAACTGCAGGAGGGTGATGGTGAAGACGTACCTATGAGCTGA
- the LOC125876424 gene encoding probable serine/threonine-protein kinase At1g54610 has protein sequence MRKRLNPRLSRGVPKGLESELVAAGWPKWLVDVASEALIGWLPRTPDTFEKIHKIGQGSYSNVYKARDCLLNKIVVLKKVCADNLDPGSFKFMAREIVLLRRLGDHPNVIKLEGVVPSKMACSLVFDCMEYDLKGIQEQKGVKLSEPEIKCYMNQLLKGLDHCHSRGILHRDVKTSNLLVNKEGILKIADFGLSTFFDPEQSIPLTNIIGTLWYRPPELLLGLNHYGVGVDLWGVGCVLGELFTGKPIMPGKTEFEQLYYIFKLCGSPSDECWLKSGLPNASILKPQMPYRRQIQATFHDVPAAAVGVMDTLLSIEPEYRGTAALALQGEFFTTEPFACDPLSLPRCPPRNEMDAKETKMIREFNAGLQRSVDRRRLRNRLEKTNEKVSGGVLNEGTNSYTQRSATTHQSDNQRVIWKEPIHYHDIKGKKKWTGPSPDESDKMQDLLRECNDTILKAVTRGRLEKGLIAKVNVHDSNGKKSHSVGPSTNMQGLPRKHWTMFDKEKRAEGEGNNSKLEKNQLIEQLLPPAESDGLNFLEDNHYCGPLSSTSKPIDVDRILREHDRQIQESVERAKQQKKLGKAQF, from the coding sequence ATGAGAAAAAGACTGAATCCAAGACTCAGCAGAGGAGTACCAAAAGGCTTAGAAAGTGAACTAGTTGCTGCTGGATGGCCTAAATGGCTTGTTGATGTAGCTAGTGAAGCTTTAATTGGATGGCTTCCAAGAACACCTGATACTTTCGAGAAGATACATAAGATTGGCCAAGGAAGTTACAGTAATGTCTACAAAGCTCGCGATTGTTTGCTCAATAAGATTGTTGTCTTGAAAAAGGTTTGTGCTGACAATCTTGATCCCGGCAGCTTCAAGTTTATGGCGAGAGAGATTGTCTTATTGCGAAGGCTCGGTGATCACCCAAATGTTATCAAGCTGGAAGGTGTAGTCCCCTCTAAAATGGCGTGCAGCCTTGTTTTTGATTGCATGGAATATGATCTCAAGGGAATTCAAGAACAGAAAGGTGTCAAGTTATCTGAACCTGAGATCAAATGTTACATGAACCAGCTGCTTAAAGGGCTTGATCACTGCCATAGCCGTGGTATCTTGCATCGAGATGTAAAGACTTCTAACCTGTTAGTTAATAAAGAGGGTATCTTGAAAATTGCAGATTTTGGGCTGTCAACATTTTTTGATCCAGAACAAAGCATTCCCTTAACTAACATTATTGGGACTCTCTGGTATCGGCCACCAGAGCTTTTGCTTGGATTAAATCATTATGGAGTTGGAGTTGATTTATGGGGTGTTGGTTGTGTACTTGGTGAACTATTTACTGGCAAGCCTATTATGCCTGGTAAAACTGAATTTGAGCAATTGTATTATATCTTCAAGCTTTGTGGTTCTCCATCTGATGAATGTTGGCTAAAATCTGGCTTACCTAATGCATCAATTTTAAAGCCGCAAATGCCTTATAGACGACAAATTCAAGCAACCTTTCATGATGTTCCTGCTGCTGCTGTAGGAGTGATGGACACTTTACTTTCCATAGAACCTGAATATCGAGGAACTGCAGCTCTTGCTCTTCAGGGTGAGTTCTTCACAACAGAACCATTTGCTTGTGATCCTTTAAGTTTGCCACGATGCCCTCCCAGAAATGAGATGGATGCTAAAGAAACCAAGATGATTAGGGAATTTAATGCAGGATTACAGCGATCAGTAGACAGAAGACGACTCAGGAATAGGCttgaaaaaacaaatgaaaaagtCTCAGGAGGTGTTCTAAATGAAGGAACAAATTCTTATACTCAGAGGTCTGCTACTACCCATCAAAGTGATAATCAGAGAGTAATATGGAAAGAACCAATTCATTACCATGACATAAAGGGAAAGAAGAAGTGGACAGGTCCATCACCTGATGAATCAGACAAAATGCAGGATTTACTCAGAGAGTGTAATGACACGATCCTCAAAGCTGTTACACGTGGGAGGCTAGAGAAGGGATTAATAGCTAAAGTGAATGTCCATGACTCAAATGGAAAGAAGAGTCATTCTGTAGGTCCATCAACCAATATGCAGGGATTACCAAGAAAGCACTGGACTATGTTTGACAAGGAAAAAAGGGCGGAAGGGGAAGGAAATAACTCCAAGCTAGAGAAGAACCAACTTATTGAACAATTGTTGCCTCCTGCAGAATCAGATGGCCTTAACTTCCTGGAAGACAACCATTATTGTGGTCCACTTTCATCTACATCAAAACCAATTGATGTGGATCGAATACTTAGAGAGCACGACCGACAGATCCAAGAATCTGTAGAACGTGCCAAGCAACAGAAAAAACTAGGTAAAGCTCAGTTTTGA